The genomic window TCCAGACCGGCGCGCGGGCCATTCGGCCGCAGCCATCGGCGCTACCGCGAACCCCAGCCGTTTTGCCACCGGAAAGATGCGCTTTCCCTTGAACCGGGGGCCGGGTGCTTGTATCTGCCACTGTCCGGGATAGAATGCCGGAAAAAGCGGAACCGTCGGGTCATGGCCCTCCGGGGCCACCCCAGACCGGAGATCTGCCATGTCCTGGACCGACGAGCGCGTCGAGACGCTCAAGAAGATGTGGGCCGAAGGCCAGAGCGCAAGCCAGATCGCCAAGGAACTGGGCGGCGTGACCCGCAATGCCGTGATCGGCAAGGTGCATCGGCTGGGCCTGTCGAACCGCGTCGGCAACAACGGCGCGAAGGACGAGGCCGAGGTCGAGGACGAGGTGCCGCTGGCCACCCCGCGCCCCGAATCCGCGTCGCGTCCCGCCCCCCCGCCGCCCCAGAACCGGCGCGCCCTGCCGACGTGCCGCGCGCCGCCGACCGGCCGCAACCGGCCCCGGCAGCCGCAGCCCCGGTAAACGGGGCGGCCGTCACGCCGATTCCGCTGCGCAAGGCGATCATCCCGGCCGGCCAGCCGCTACCGCCCCAGCCCTCGGCCAACGAGATCAGCCCCGAAGCCCTGGCCTCGGTGCGCGAGGTCGAAAAGCACGCCAAGCGTCTGACCCTGATGGAACTGACCGAACGCACCTGCAAATGGCCGATCGGTGACCCGGCGACCGAGGATTTCTGGTTCTGCGGCCTGCCGTCGCTGCCCGGCAAGCCCTATTGCGAGGCGCATGTCGGCGTCGCCTTCCAGCCGATGAGCGCCCGGCGCGACCGTCGCCGCTGACCACGGCGCCGTCCGGGCAATGCAGTCGGGCCGATGTAGTCGGGCCCGTGCAGCCCGAGCCTTCGGGCCCGTGCGGTCGGGGCCTTGCAGTCGGGGCCGTGCAGGCGGGGGCCGTGCAGTTGGGCCCGTGCAGTCGGGGCCGTGCCATCTGTTACATGTCATCGGGCCCGCGCCGTCGGGTCCATGCAATCGGGCGCAACCCGGTGGGGCTGGCAAATCTTGCGCGGCAGGTCTGTATACGCTGGCATACCTTGAGCTGTGGTGCTAACGTGACTTGGAAAACAATCGCGCCTTATATATTCACACATCAGGATGTGATTTACAGGTGAAGGCATCGTCAGATCAAGCCTGCGCGAATGACCCGGTCTTATCGGTTGCCACGTCACACCTGTGGCAGGTGATGGAGAACCTTGCCTTGTCCGACCCCGCCCGACGAAACCCGGCCGAACCTGTGCCCTCTGCTGCAGCGGATGGCCCCTCAGGCCAGCGCGCGGCCCCTCCCCTGCCCCGTCACCCCAAGTCCCCGGCCGCTGTCACGCGCCACATTCGCCAGTTGCATCAGGCGGCCACCGCTGACGACCACGACTCCTGCGGCGATGCGGCGATGCGGATGCAGAAGGCCGGGGTCGATGCCGTCACCATTGCCGAGAATCTGGTGCCCGCAGCCGCCCGGCTGATCGGCATCGACTGGGTCGAAGACCGCATGAGCTTTGCCGATGTCACCATCGCCTGCGCCCGGCTTCAGGGCCTGCTGCGCCATCTCGACCTCGACTGGCGGGCCGGTGTCCTGACCCGGGCCGACGCGCCCTCGATCCTGCTGGCGGTGGCGCGCAACGCGCAGCACACGCTTGGCGCGATGGTGCTGCTTGACCGGTTGCGCCGGGCGGGCTTTTCGGTGCGCCTGCTGCTGGGGGCCGGCCCGGGCGAGCTGCAGATGGCGCTGCGCCAGACCCCGGTGCAGGCGGTGATGCTGTCGGCCTCGCTGGGCGACAGCGTGCCGATGCTGCGCCGCCTGGTCGAGACCGTGCGCAAGACCAGCGGTGCCAGGGTTCCGGTGGTGATCGGCGGCACCCTGCTGGATGCCGAACCGGCGCTTGCCGCAAGAACCGGGGCGGACGTCGTGACCAGCGACCTTGACGCGGCGCTGGAACGCTGCGGGCTCACCGCCCAGCCGGTGGCGCAGGTCGGCTGACCGCGCCCGGCCTTCAGTTGCCGCCGCCGAACAGGTTGCCCAATGCCTTGGCCGCCTCTTTCTCCAGCGCCTCGCGGGCGGTGCGGCGGGCGGCAGCTTCCAGATCCTCGCCCTCCTGCTTCACGATCCCCAGTTCCTCCTGCGCGCGGGCCTCGATCCGGGCGCGGGCCTCGTCCTCCAGCTTGGCCGCTTCCTCCTTCAGCCGCTCCTCGGCCAGCGATTCCAGGTCGAGCCGGTATTTCAGGTCCGACCACGGCCCCGCGATCAGCAGCGGCACCTTGATTCCGCCGCTGCCATCGGCCTCGGCCAGCGCCACCGGCACGATGCGGTATTCCAGCACCCGCGCGCCAAGCCCCACCGTGCCGCTGCCGGTTGCGGTGACCAGCGGCGCCTTCACCACCAGATCGTCGTTGCGCAGCACCCCGCCCGCGATGGTGAATCCTGCCGTGATGCTGTCGAAGATCGTCCTGGCGCCCGCGCCGACATAGCCCGCGTCCAGCGTGCGCAGCATCCCCGCAAGGTCGAGCCCGCGCAACTCGCCCTTGCCGAACGACAGCCTGCCATCGCCCGACAGGCTGTTCATGATCGCCGCCACCGACGAGCCAGAGCCCAGAAACTTGATCCGCACATCGCCGGTCCCGATCAGCCGGTCCTGCCCGGCCAGGTCTTGCAGCAAGGGCTGCATCGCCAACCCCGCCAGCGTCAGGTCGCCCCCGACCGACAGCCCGCTGCGGCCATTGACCACGAACTGCCCCGAAACCTGCCCCTGATAGGCACCGATCCGGCGGATGTCGAACACCGCGCGACCGCGGTCGATGGTGGCCAGCAGCCGGGTCTCGCCCAGCTTCATGTTGCCCAGATCCACGCTGTCGGCGCTCAGCGCGATCTCGGCATCCAGCGCCGACAGGCCGGATACGTCGATCGGCGCGCGCGACCAGCCCGCCCCGGCCGCCCCGCCACCGCCGCCCGCCGCGTCCCCGGACCCACCGCCCCCGCCCGCCGCCGCCAGGTTCAGCGCCCCGGCACTGATCTGCGCCGACAGCTTCGGCCGCTCGCCGCCGGTCACCAGATCGGCGTCGCCGCTCAGCCGGTTGCCGTCCAGCACCACCACGCCGCCCCGCAGATGCGCCGAGCCTTCGGCAGTCACCGTCACCGCCCCCGAAATGCTGCGGCTGTCGCGCCCCAGTCCGGCGGGCAGGGCGGGCATGGCGGTGCCCAGCACCCCGCCCAGCGCCGCCATGTCGGCCAGATCGGCCACCAGATCGCCCTCGGCCACGAAAGGCCCGGTGCCAAGCCGCCCCTTGAAACCGATAGACGACCCGCCGACCTTCGCCGCCAGATCGGTCGGCACCACCCGCCC from Paracoccaceae bacterium Fryx2 includes these protein-coding regions:
- a CDS encoding cobalamin B12-binding domain-containing protein, which produces MENLALSDPARRNPAEPVPSAAADGPSGQRAAPPLPRHPKSPAAVTRHIRQLHQAATADDHDSCGDAAMRMQKAGVDAVTIAENLVPAAARLIGIDWVEDRMSFADVTIACARLQGLLRHLDLDWRAGVLTRADAPSILLAVARNAQHTLGAMVLLDRLRRAGFSVRLLLGAGPGELQMALRQTPVQAVMLSASLGDSVPMLRRLVETVRKTSGARVPVVIGGTLLDAEPALAARTGADVVTSDLDAALERCGLTAQPVAQVG
- a CDS encoding AsmA family protein produces the protein MRWIVRLLSVLLMLVVVAVGVLFLIPSDKVAQVAAQEFGRLTGRVLTIGGAVRPSVWPQLGVRAADVTISNAPWSDAGPMLRTEELEIGLDMAALIGGSVRITSIEAVRPVVLLERNSDGRGNWELGAAAGDAALDAVGVTPDVPGAGTPFTLDRGVISGGSLTFVDHAGGQRVVLGEIDAEAAIPVFNGPATVALDGVMNGQRLAVTGTVQDFAAFLAGRVVPTDLAAKVGGSSIGFKGRLGTGPFVAEGDLVADLADMAALGGVLGTAMPALPAGLGRDSRSISGAVTVTAEGSAHLRGGVVVLDGNRLSGDADLVTGGERPKLSAQISAGALNLAAAGGGGGSGDAAGGGGGAAGAGWSRAPIDVSGLSALDAEIALSADSVDLGNMKLGETRLLATIDRGRAVFDIRRIGAYQGQVSGQFVVNGRSGLSVGGDLTLAGLAMQPLLQDLAGQDRLIGTGDVRIKFLGSGSSVAAIMNSLSGDGRLSFGKGELRGLDLAGMLRTLDAGYVGAGARTIFDSITAGFTIAGGVLRNDDLVVKAPLVTATGSGTVGLGARVLEYRIVPVALAEADGSGGIKVPLLIAGPWSDLKYRLDLESLAEERLKEEAAKLEDEARARIEARAQEELGIVKQEGEDLEAAARRTAREALEKEAAKALGNLFGGGN